TCTTACCGATTTTTGGTCTATCGTTGATAACCCTTCCGTGTCTGACGGTAAGTATAGGCGAGCGCCTATACTTAAAATAAATAGGTGGGCAGTGCCCACCCTATTTTTTTACATTTTTCTTCTTAACTTTTGCTTTCTTATGGAACTGCCATTCCCCGTTGTACGGCTGGACGCTGCTGAATTGTTTCAAACCAGCGCTTAAGATTTGGATGATTATCTAGGGTTAAACCTTGAAATTCATAGCTAGCAACCCAAGGAAATGTGGCAATATCGGCAATCGAGTATTCATTGCAGATAAATTCCCGATCTGCCAACTGTTTATCTAAGACACCGTAAAGCCGTAGAGTCTCTTTCTCATACCGCTCAATTGCGTAAGGAATCTTTTCTGGAGCAAACTTCTTAAAATGGTTTAACTGACCAAACATTGGCCCGACGCCTCCCATTTGAAACATCAGCCATTCCAGCACTTGAAAGCGAGCTTTTTGTTCTTTAGGTAAGAATTTTCCAGTTTTCTCTGCTAGATAGATCAGGATAGCACCCGATTCAAAAACCGTCATGCCAGTATCTTGGTCAACAATCGCGGGAATCTTGCTATTCGGATTAATTGCGACAAATTCTGGGGTAAATTGCTCTCCCTTCGTAATGTCAATCTTATGGACGTTGTAAGGAAGTTCCACTTCCTCCAACATGACAGAAGCCTTGCGCCCGTTTGGTGTCGTGAAGGTGTAAAGGTCAATCATGAGGTTAAATGTTCAGTTTTGCCGTTCCACAAGGTAGTGTAACTTGAAAAGTGACGGCGGAATACGTGCTACGCACTTTGCCAGCTCTGAATTAATTACCACGATCTATAGGGATGGCATCTCGTTACTTTAAAAAATTTAAACATTGGCTTTTAAATGCAGGTAATCTCTCCAATTGTTAAAGATTTAGTACTAATCGGTGGCGGACACAGCCATGCCATTGTGTTAAAAATGTTTGGTATGAAACCGTTACCGGGAGTCCGCCTAACGCTGATTACAGACACTTCTCATACCCCCTATTCTGGTATGTTGCCCGGTCATGTGGCAGGTTTTTATGGCTACGATGAAAGTCATATTGATCTACGACGTCTTGCCCAATTTGCCCAAGCGCAATTTTATCTTGACCGAGCGATTGGTCTGGATTTGGAAAATAATAAAGTCATCTGTGCTAACCATCCAGATGTTGCATTTGATCTGTTATCAATTGATATCGGCAGTACCCCAGCCACAATATCTATACCAGGTGCAGCGGAGTACGCTATTCCAGCGAAACCCGTCGTAAAATTGTTGAGTGAATGGGATAAACTGCTGAAAATTGTTGCAGAAATACCTGAAAAACCAATACAACTTAGCATTGTGGGTGGAGGTGCTGGTGGAGTGGAACTGGCGCTGGCAATGCAATCTCGGTTGCAGCAATTTCTTGAGCATTCCCAGCAGTCTCTGGAAAATCTAGAAATCCATCTATTCCATAGTGGTGTTGAGCTTTTACCAAACTATAACCGCTGGGTGGGTCGGCGTCTTCAGAAAATTTTGATCCAGCGTGGGGTTGAGTTGCATCTAGAGGAAAAGGTGTGCGAAGTTCAACCGCGCAAGATTATTTGTGAGTCTGGTTTAGTAGTTGAATGCCCTAACGTTGCAACTTCTGCTGAGTGTCGGGTTTTTTGGGTAACACAAGCATCGGCACCTCGTTGGCTGCAAGCATCTGGATTGGCTACCGATTCCAAAGGCTTTATCCAGGTAGATGATACCTTGCGATCGCTTTCTCATCCCCAAGTTTTTGCGGCTGGTGATATTGCCACAATGATTCATCATCCCCGTCCGAAAGCGGGAGTTTTTGCGGTACGTCAGGGGAAGCCACTGTTTAACAACCTGCGACGGACGTTACTAGGAAAGCCACTTAAGCCGTATAAGCCGCAGAAACAATATCTTAGTTTAATTGGTACAGGGGATGGTCAAGCGATCGCTTCTTGGGGAGCTTTTAGTTGGGAATCGCGCTTGTTTTGGCACTGGA
This is a stretch of genomic DNA from Coleofasciculus sp. FACHB-T130. It encodes these proteins:
- a CDS encoding glutathione S-transferase N-terminal domain-containing protein yields the protein MIDLYTFTTPNGRKASVMLEEVELPYNVHKIDITKGEQFTPEFVAINPNSKIPAIVDQDTGMTVFESGAILIYLAEKTGKFLPKEQKARFQVLEWLMFQMGGVGPMFGQLNHFKKFAPEKIPYAIERYEKETLRLYGVLDKQLADREFICNEYSIADIATFPWVASYEFQGLTLDNHPNLKRWFETIQQRPAVQRGMAVP